GTGCTGGCGGACAACCTGCTGCTCATGGTGCTGTTCTGGGAGTTGACCAGCATCAGCTCCTTCCTGCTGATCGGTTACAACTATCAGGATTCCGGAGCCCGCAAGGGTGCGCGCATGGCGCTGGCGGTCACCGGCGCGGGCGGGCTGGCGCTGTTGGCCGGGGTGCTGCTGATCGGCCAGATCGTCGGCAGCTATGCGCTGGATGACGTGCTGGCGGCGGGCGATCTGATCCGCGGCCACAGCCTGTATCCGCTGGTGCTGGTGCTGGTGTTGCTCGGTGCCTTCACCAAGTCGGCGCAGTTCCCGTTCCACTTCTGGTTGCCGCATGCCATGTCGGCACCGACGCCGGTGTCGGCCTACCTGCATTCCGCCACCATGGTGAAAGCGGGTGTCTTTCTGCTGGCACGGTTTTACCCGGTGCTGTCCGGCACCGAGCTGTGGGGCCTGCTGGTCACCGGGGCCGGGCTGGCCACACTGCTGCTGGGCGCGGTCACGGCGCTGTTCCGGCATGATCTGAAGGGCTTGCTGGCGTTTTCCACCATCAGCCATCTGGGCCTGGTGACGCTGCTGTTCGGGCTGAACACGCCCATGGCGACGGTGGCGGCGCTGTTTCATATCGTCAACCACGCCACCTTCAAGGCGTCGCTGTTCATGGCGGCGGGCATCATCGATCACGAAACCGGCACCCGGGACATGCGTCTTCTGGGCGGCTTGCGCCGCTATCTGCCGCACACGGCGTTACTGGCCACGGTGGCGGCGGGCGCCATGGCCGGGGTGCCGTTGCTGAACGGCTTCCTGAGCAAGGAAATGTTCTTCGCCGAAACCGTGCAAGCGCGGGTGTTCGGCACCTGGCATCTGCTGGTGCCGGTGATCGCCACGGTGGCAGGCAGCTTCTCGATTGCCTATTCGCTGCGCTTTATCCGCGACGTTTTTTTCCGCACCACACCGGCCTGGTTGCAGGAAAAAGCCCCGCACGAACCGGCCCGCTACATGCGTCTGCCGGTGGAGATTCTGGTCATCCTGTGTCTGGCCGTGGGCATGATTCCCATGTTCATGGTGGGCGCGTTGCTGGCCACGGCGGCAGCGGCCACGCTCAACACCGAGGCGCCGGCGTTCAGTCTGGTGCTCTGGCATGGTTTTGATACGGCGCTGAAGATGAGTCTGCTGGCGCTGGTGGCCGGGGTGGCGATCTACCACTACCGCAAGGTGTTGTGGCGCTGGCATGCGCGCCTGCCGTTGCAGGATGCCCGGCATGTGTTCGAGGGCGCCCTGCAGGCGCTGGGCAAAGCCGGTGAGCGTGTGGCCTCCAGCGTGGTCAACGGTTCGTTGCAGCGCTATATGCTGATTCTGTTGCTGGCGGTACTGGCCTTGCCGGTATGGGCTCTGTGGGGCTGGCCGCACTGGTCGGGGCAGGCGGGGCTGACGCCTGCCGATCCGGTGACCGCTGTCGGCGCCTTCATTCTGTGTGCGGCGGCCATCGGCACGGTGGTCAGCCACCATTACCGTCTGGCGGCGCTGGTGCAGTTGTCCGCCGTGGGCTTGATGGTGGCGCTGGCGTTTGCCCGCTTCTCGGCACCGGATCTGGCGCTGACACAGATTTCCGTGGAAATCGTCACGGTGGTGTTCCTGATGCTGGCGCTGTATTTCCTGCCGCAGTATGCCGGGAATCGTTCGAGCCGTGCGCAACTGGTGCGCGACGGCGGCATTGCGGCGCTGATCGGTGGTGGTGTGGCGGCGCTGGCCTGGGCGGTCATGACCCGGCCGCTGGAGAGCATTTCCGGTTTCTTCATCGAGCAGGCGGTGCCCGGCGGTGGCGGCACCAATGTGGTCAACGTGATCCTGGTGGATTTCCGTGGCTTCGATACGCTCGGCGAAATTTCCGTGCTGGTGATTGCGGCCATCGGTATCTATTCACTGCTCGATGGCCTGCGCATTGATGCGCCGGGGCGGCCCAGAGGTGAGTTGATCAACCCGCACCCGATGATCATGACGATTGTCTCCCGGCCGATGCTGCCCATCGCGCTGGCGGTGGCGCTGTATATTTTCCTGCGCGGCCATAACCTGCCGGGCGGCGGCTTTATTGCCGGGCTGATCACGGCGGTGGCGCTGATCCTGCAGTTTGTCGGTAACGGCGTCGACTGGACCCAGGAACGGCTCAGGTTCCGTTATCACCCGGTGCTGGCCACAGGCCTGCTGATTGCGCTGGCCACCGGCGCGGGCAGCTGGCTGTTCGGCTATCCGTTTCTGACCTCGTCGCACACCCATGTGCATGTGCCGGGGGTCGGTGAGATCGAACTCGCTACGGCCATGCTGTTTGATCTGGGCGTTTACCTGGTGGTGGTGTCCAGCACCCTGTTGATCATCGGCAAACTCGGCAGCATCAGCGCCGTGCCCAAGACCACGGAGGCGAGTCACTGATGGAAGCGTTGATGGCGGTGTGCATTGGTGTGTTGACGGCGTGCGGTGTCTACCTGATGTTGCGCGCGCGCACCTTTCCGGTGGTGATGGGGCTGATGTTGCTCGGCTATGCGGTCAACCTGTTCCTGTTTTCCATGGGGCGTCTGGCCACGGATGCCCCGGCGGTCATCGGCCGTGCCGAGAGTCATGCAGACCCGTTGCCGCAGGCGCTGGTGCTGACCGCCATCGTGATCGGTTTTGCCATGACGGCCTATGTGGTGATTCTGGTTATTCGTGCCCGCAAGACGCTGAACCATGATTACGTGGACGACCGGGTCAACGAACGCGCCCACGGTGCGCCCGAGAAAAGCCGGGAGGGCCATTCGTGAGTTCACACCTGCTTGTCCTGCCGGTGTTGTTGCCGTTGTTGGCGGGCACCATTCTGCTGTTGTTCAGCGGTGCGCGGCTGGCCTGGAAGCGGCCCATCAATCTGCTGGCCTGTGTGCTGTTGCTCGGTGTCGCGCTGGCATTGCTGGTGCGCGCAGCGGGCGGCGACACCCAGGTGTACGTGCTGGGGGACTGGGCGCCGCCGTTCGGGATTGTGCTGGTGCTGGATCGCCTCAGTGCGCTGTTGCTGGTGGTTACCGCCGTGCTGGCCATTCCGGTGACGCTGGCGATGAGTGCGGGCACAGACCGCAGCGGGCAGAATTTTCATGGGTTGTTGCAGTTCCAGTTGATGGGGCTTAACGGGGCCTTTCTGACCGGCGACCTGTTCAACCTGTTCGTGTTTTTCGAAATCCTGCTGATCGCGTCCTACGCGTTGCTGGTGTTTGGCGGTGGCCGGGCGCGGGTGGCCGCGTCGCTGCATTACGTGTTTCTCAATCTGGCCGGGTCGGCAGTTTTTATCATCGCGGTGGGGCTGCTGTACGGCATCACCGGCACGCTGAACATGGCCGACATGGCGCAGCGCCTGGCGACGTTGCCGGTGGACGATGTGCCGCTGGCGCGGGCCGCCGGGCTGTTGCTGTTGCTGGTCTTTGCCATGAAGGCGGCGCTGTTGCCGCTGGGCATGTGGCTGCCTGCCGCATACGCCTCGGCAGCGGCGCCCATTGCGGCGTTGTTTGCGATCATGTCCAAGGTGGGCATCTATGCGATTTTCCGGGTGCATGGTCTGTTGTTCGGCGAGCACGCCGGGGCGCTGGCGGGCCTTGGCCAGACCCTGGTCTGGTGGCTGGCGCTGGGCACCCTGGTGCTCGGTGTGTGCGGCATGCTGGGCGCTCGTTCGCTGCGCAGTTTACTGGCGTGGCAGGTCATGGTGTCGGTGGGCACCCTGTTGGCGGGCTGGGCGCTGGGCACGGTAGCCGCCTGGCAGGGGGCGCTGTTCTATCTGATTCACAGCACCTGGCTGACGGCGGCCATGTTCCTGTTGGCGGGCGTGGTGGTGGCGCGCCGTGGCGTGGCGGAAGACGGCTTCATGATCGGTCAGCGCATCGTATCACCGGTGGTGGGGCTGGCGTTTCTGGCCGGTGCGGTGGCGCTGGTGGGTCTGCCACCGCTGTCCGGGTTTGTCGGCAAGGCATTGCTGTTGCAGGCGGCAGGTCCTGCAGACGCGTTGTTCTGGGTGCTGTTGCTTGTCGCCGGTCTGGCTGCGTTGCTCAGCTTTGCCCGAGCGGGGTCTACCCTGTTCTGGCGCGGTGACCCGGCCACGCCCTTGTCCTCGGCCCAGCCGATGCCGCTGGCGCCGGTCTGGCTGTTGCTGCCCTTGTCGTTGCTGCTGGTGGCGGCGGGCGATGTGATACTGGCGTATCTTGAAGCGACGGCTGTGGCGCTGAAGTCGCCACAGGATCTGATTGATGCCGTGCTGGGCGCACGCACTGGAGGTGAGTGATGCAACCGCGTAGCGGGTTGCCGCATCCGAACCTGACGGTATTCCTGTTCATCGTCTGGTTGTTGCTGATGAATACCCTGTCGGTGGGGGTGGTGCTGCTCGGGTTGCTGTTTGCCTGGTGGCTGCCGAGCATGACGCGGGCCTTCTGGCCGGAGGTGCCGCACGTCAACAGTGCCTGGAAACTGTTCCGTTTCGTGCTGCTGGTGCTGGGCGATATCGTGCACGCCAACATGGTGGCGTTCCGCCTGATTCTGGGGCCGACGCGCAAGTTGCATCCCGCCTGGATTGAAATGCCCATTGATCTGGATGATCCGTTTGCGGTGACGATACTGGCCAGCACCATTTCCCTGACCCCCGGCACCGTGACCGTGGAGGTCGGGCGCGGGCATCACAGCCTGTTGATCCATGCGCTCAATGCGGAAGACCCCGAGGCACTGGTGGCGCATCTGAAGGCGCGTTACGAGACACGCATCAAGGAGATCTTCGAATGATCGCGGCGGTGATTCCCGTGGCCCTGGCGATGATGTCCCTGGCCCTGTTGCTGAATCTGTTTCGCCTGTTGCGTGGCCCGGAGATCACCGACCGCATCCTGGCGCTGGATACCATGTACATCAATTCGATTGCGTTGATCGTGCTGTACGGTATCCAGCAGGGCTCGGATCTGGTGTTTGAAGCTGCCATGCTGATTGCCGTAATGGGCTTTCTGGGCACGGTGGCGGTGGCCAAGTATCTGCTGCGGGGGGATATCATCGAATGATGGCGATCCTGATCGAATTGATTGTCGCGGCCCTGCTGCTGGCCGGTGCAGCGTTCGCGCTGGTGGGTTCCATTGGCCTGGCGCGGTTGCCGGACTTTTTCCAGCGTCTGCATGGACCCACCAAGGCCACCACCCTGGGGGTCGGTTGCACGGTGCTGGCGTCGGCCTTCTATTTTTCCTGGCAGGATGGCGGCATCAGCCTGCATGAGTTGCTGATCGTCATGTTCCTGTTCATCACCGCTCCGGTGAGTGCGCATACGGTGGCCCGTGCCGCACTGCATCGTCATGTGAAGACCTCGCCACGGACCCGTGGTGAGCCCTGGCAACACTGATTTCAGGTAAACGGGACCGGGTAAAATTTATTTAAACTCTGACCGGAGTGGTTTCCCCCTTGCCCCGTGTGCAGTACAACCTTGAAGCATCCACCGGCAATAAAGGGCTGCGTCGTGCGACGCAGGCCAATCAGGGGAGACAACGATGAACAAGGGACGGCTGATACGGGCGGGGTGTGCTGCACTGATGATCGGTGGCCTGGTGCCCCTGGCGCAGGCCGACGAGGCTGGTGTGCACCAGACACGTTTCTACGTGGGCCTGGGTGCCCAGGACCTGCGTGGCTTTCGCGACGACGGCCTGTATGACGGGCTGACCCTCACGCGTGAAGACAACAGTGGCGGGATGCTCTATGCCGGGGTTGAGGTGTTGCCCTGGCTGTCACTGGAAACCACCTTCCGTGATCTGGGCGAGTACCGTGCCGACGGTGAGCGGCAGACCTTTGGTGCCATGACCGTGGATGCCCTGTTCCTGACGCCGCCGCTGGCGGGCCTGAGTGCCTACGGCACCCTGGGGCTTGCCGGGGTGGCCAGTGATATTCGCTTGCCGGATACCCGCCGCGACAGCAGCGATGCCGGGGTGCATGTGGGCGTGGGGGCGCAATGGCAGGTGCCGAACACGCCGATCGGCCTGCGCGCCTCCGTGTCCCGTATTTATGCCGATGCCGAGATCTATCGTGGCATTGATGTGGGCGGGCAGCCGTTTGCCGACAGTCAGGATTACCGCTTCCGCTTCACCACCGCCCAGGTGGGTGTGCATTACCGCTTCTGAGTCGGCTGTTGCCGGGCCTGGCCTACAGTCGGCCACCCCGGCGCAGGGCCAGGTAAGCATGATTCAATCGCCGGGGCATCTGCTCCGGCGTGCCCGCCGCCACCACCACTCCCGCATGACGCAGCCGTGCATGCAGCGCCTCGCGCGCCGCATCGAAGCGTGCGGCGGCGGCAATCTTCAGTGCGGTGTCGTGGTCCTCGGCATGGGCGCGTGCCAGATCCACCTGGGCGGGTAACAACATATCCCCGATCAGGATGCGGCAGCGGCCGCGCAGCAATGATATCGCTTGCAGCAGATCGTCGCTGTCGTCCGGCTGCAGGCGGGTAATCAGCACCACCAGTGCCTGACGCCGCCAGTGATGCAGCAGCAGTCGGGCGGCATCGGCGTAGTCGCTGGTCTGGCCGCCGGGGTGCAGCGGATAAACCTGATTCAGCAAGCGGTTCAGTGCACCCCGGTGCGCCATCGGCGGTTGCCACAAGGGCTGCTCGCCGGAGAACAGCAACAGCCCCGGGCGATCACCCTGGTCGAGACTGCTGGCACACAGCAACAGGGCGCTGTCGAGGCCGTGGTCGAACAGGGTGCGCGTGCCCACCGGCAAGGCCATACGGCTGCCGCCGTCCAGCAGCAGCACCAGATGGCGATGCTGCTCGTCACGATACTCGCGGCTGATCAGGGCGCCACGCCGGGCGGTGGCGGGCCAGTCGATCTGGCGCAACGAATCGCCGCTGCGGTATTCACGCAATTGATGGAATTCCTGGCCGTCGCCGCTGCGCCGTTGCTGGTGGCGGCCCTGCTGGCGGCTGCTGCTGGGGGTGGCCGTCAGGCCAGCGTCCCGCAGCCAGGAAAAATCCGGGTACACCGGGATGCTGGCGGGCTCACCCAGACGATGTCGGTACTGCCACAGGCCCCAGGGACTGGGGCACCACAGTTCCACCGGGCCGAAGTCGGCCTGGCCGCGTCGTGCCGGGCGGTAGCTGTAGCGCACCTCGGTGATCGCTTCGCTGGCGGGCTGCACCATGACCGGCAGGCCGGTATGGGGATCATCGCCGGGGTGGTTGTCGCTGAGCAGGCTTTCTCTGCGCTCAGCGCGGCCAGGCAGGCTGGCGCTGTCCAGGCGAATACGCACGCTGCCGGGCTGGCCGGCGGCGAAGGCTGCGGGCAGGCGTCGCTGCAACTGCGGGCGCTGGCGGCGGGCGCGCAGGGCGTCGGCCACCGCGGTCAGCAGCAAGGCCAGCGCCAGTAGCCCCCACAGCAGGGTGGCTGGCGGCTTGACGGCGGGCAGCCACACACCGGCCAGCAGGGGCACCAGTGCCAGCAGGAGCAGCATACAGGCCGCGATAAACAGACGCCGGGCCGGGATCATCATTGGCGCGGTGCCGCCACCTGTTCCAGCAGGCGGTCGAGCAGGGCTTCCATGTGCAGGCCCTCGATCTCGGCGTCGGCGCTCAGGGCCAGCCGGTGGCGCAGCACCGGCCGGGCCACGGCCTTGATGTCGTCCGGGATCACGAAGTCGCGGTCTTCCAGCAGGGCATGGGCGCGGGCGGCGCGGGTCAGGGCGATACTGGCGCGCGGGCTGGCGCCCCGGCTCAGGCCGGCAAAGTCACGGGTTTCGCGCACCAGGCGCACGGCATAGTCGAGCACGGCATCATCCAGTTGCACCGTGGTGGCCGCCTGTTGCAGGGCGAGCACACCGTCGCGGTCGGTGAGCGGGCTCAGCGCGGCCACGTCCAGGCCATCGCCAATGGTGCCGTCCAGCATCATGCGCACCAGGCGCTGTTCGTGGGCGGCGTCCGGGTAATCGATCAGCACCTTGAACAGGAAGCGGTCCAGTTCTGCTTCCGGCAGCGGGTAGGTGCCTTCCTGGTCCACCGGGTTCTGCGTGGCCAGCACCATGAATGGGGCGGGCAGGTGGAAGGCCTTGCCTTCGATGGTGATCTGCTTTTCCTGCATCACTTCCAGCAGGGCGGCCTGGGTCTTGGCCGGGGCGCGGTTGATTTCGTCGGCCAGCAGCAACTGGGTAAAGGCCGGCCCCTTGCGCATCCGGAAGCTTTCGCTTTTCGGGTCGTAGATGGCATGGCCGGTGATGTCCGAAGGCATCAGGTCCGGGGTGAACTGGATGCGCGCGGCGGGCAGGTCCAGGCAGCGTGACAGGCTGCGTACCAGCAGGGTCTTGCCCAGGCCGGGGACGCCCTCGATCAGGACATGGCCGCCGGTAACCAGTGCCAGCAATATCTCGCGCACGACCTCATCCTGGCCCACCAGGACCTGGTTCAGCCGGGCTTCGATGCGCCGGGCGATCTCGCCGGCGGCGGTGACGGAGGCGTTGATCTCACTCATAGGCTGCGTCTCAGGGTTTGCAGTGTGTTGACGTAGTCGCGGAAGGTGCTGGCATCGTCCGCGTCGTGCCGGTCTGTCGTAGGGTTGACGGGATGGTTGAGGGCGGCCTCGATGGCCTCCTCCGGCAGGCCGCTCAGGCGTGCCGCGGCGGCGCGCTGTTGCGCAGCCGTGGCGCCGTGTCTTGGCATGCGCGCCTTCACGGCGTCGCGCAGGCCGTTCAGCAGTACCGTGCGGCGCTGTTCGCGCCACAGCAGGCGGCCGCTGGCCAGCAGATGGTCAATGAAGTCGCCGGGGCGCTCGCTGGCGTCCTCCAGCGCCGGGCCGCGACGGGGCAGATACCGCCAGATGAACAGCACCAGCAACAGCAGCAGCGCCAGGATCAGCGGTGCCGCCTGTTGCCAGGCCCACACATGCAGGCGCGGCAGCGTGACGCCCTGGATGAACCAGATGCGCGGATGGTCTGCGGCGATATCGGCCAGCAGCCAGGCATGATCCAGATAATGCAGTTGATCGTTGTACCAGGGCGCCAGTTCGGTCATCACCGTGACCTGGCCATCACCCCAGCCCACCTGCAGCAGTTGCCGGCCCGCCTCGTTGTCACCGATGGCCAGCACCGGGGAGCCTTCGTACCAGACGTCGGTGTCATCAGAAAAGTCAGATGCCAAGGGCAGGGCCACCAGGGTGGCCCGGCTGTCCAGAGCGATGCGGCGTGTGCCGTTATCGGTGTTCAGTCGGGTGTCGTAGAGTGTGCGCCGGCGGCCACACATGACGCGCTCGCAGGCGTCGCTCATGCCGTCGCTGGTGGCACCGATGCAGTGCCGTTGCATCAGCCCTTCCAGCCCCAGCCACAGGTCGTCGAAGGGCGTCTCCGTGAGCACATGGGCCACGGCCACCTCGCTGCGCTCCACGGTGATGTTCAGGGCGTCCAGCAGTGGATGCTCGCGAGCAGGCTGGTCCATGTCCGGAGCCCGCGGCGCGGCGATGATCAGGTGGCCGCCCCGGGCTACCCAGTCGAGCAGATCCCAGCTCTGCTCGATACTGGCGCTGCCCCGGGTGCGGTCCAGTATCAGCAGGGTGTCTTCCGCGGGCAGCGGGAACAGGCTGTCGGCGCCGTGCAGGGTGCGGGTGCGGTGGCCGCGTTGTTGCAGCAGGGTTTCGGCAGCATGGAAAGGGTTCCGCTGTACCGACGTCGCCAGAGCGTCGTGGCTGATATAGCGATAGCGCTCGACCTGGGTCACCAGCCAGCCGACGAGCACCAGCACCACCATGCTGGCCAGCAGCACAAGCAGACGGCGGTTCATGCGTGGCCCTCCTGGTGCTGGCACCAGTCATCCAGCAGCGCAGTGATGGCGGCGGGGTCCACCGGCCGATGGGCCCAGGCGCTGGCCTGCCACAGGGGGGTGATGCGGCCCAGCAGGCGCACCTCGGTATCGGTGGCATGGTGCTGGCGCAACTGGCGCAGCACTTCGCTTTCCGTGGCGCCACGGGGCAGCGTGACGGCCAGGCGCTGGTGCAGACTGTGCAGGCAGCAGCGGTAGAGCAGGCTCAGGGCGTCGCGCTGGTGACCGGCATCCAGGGCGGCGCGGATGGCGGCGGCGGGGTTGTCGGGCAATGGCTGACGGTGGCTGGCGAGGGCGCGGATATCCACTGGCATGGCGGTATCGCCGCCCTCTGTGGAGGCGAGATCGCGGCGCACCAGATGGCGCCCGGACCACAGCAGCCAGCCCAGCGCGGCCAGCATCAGCGCCCAGAGCAACAGGCGCAGCACATCGGCAACGCCAGCGAAATCCCAGCTGCTGTCGCGGCGCTCGCGCTCGGTGTTGCGGTTGAACAGCCAGTCCAGCACACGTTGCAGCAGGGACTCGCTGCGGTCGTTCCGGTCTTGCTGTGCATCCGGGCGCAGGCGCCAGCTGGTGCGTTCAGTCATGGGCATCAGGTCGTCACCGGCCAGGATCTCGATGGCCTGCTGGCGCACCGCGTCGCGGTCCTCAGCGGCCTCCACCGGGCTGGCCCACCAGAGCCAGGGCAGCAGGGCGCAGCACAGCAGTGTCGGGCCCAGGGTGTGGCGCCGGGCAGCGCGGCGCTGGCCGACGCTGCGCAGGCCCTGTTCCAGATCCCAGCCCTCGAGCCAGGTGCGCTTGTTCAGATACAGCGCGAAGCCGCAGCAGACGTAAAGTGGCTCGGTGATGCACAGGGCCAGGTACCAGCAGGCCAGCATGAGCCGGTGTTCCACCGCCACATTGTCGTTCATCCAGTCGTACAGGCTGAGGTTGAATTCCCAGGGAAACAACAGCACCAGCAAGGCCAGAATGCCAAAGGCAATGAACTGCTCGACATGCACCAGGGTTACGGTCAGCGCCCCGGCGCGCTGGCCCGGCTCGGCGTGCATCACCGCCAGCCGCGGCCCGGCACTGCCGCGCGGGCGCTCCAGCTGAAACACCGGCGCATTGAAACTGCGCGAGGGACTCAGTCGGCGCCAGGTCAGGGCGCTGAACAGGCCCGGGCGCACGTAGTTCGGCCAGCTGCGCAGCAGGGCACGCAGCGTCGGTGGCTCGCCGAACAGGGCGCGGGCGCAGTATTCCAGCAGTGGCCTTTCCCACAGGGGTTTGAGCCACCAGAACAGCATCGAGGTCCAGAACAGGTCGCCGCCGGTCAGCCACAGCAGAAGCAGTAGCCCGGGCAGTGAGGTGACCAGCCAGATGCTCAGCAGGGGGCGCCACCAGGTGCGCAGCATGCGCGTGCCCAGGTCCATCGCCTGCCAGGGGCTGCGGGGCGCAATGCGGGCGGCGTGCGGCGTGCTCATTCGGACGGCTCCCGGGCCACGGCAGGCGGGCGACCGGCCAGACCCAGATACAGGGCCAGCAAGGCCCAGCAGGCGGCGCCGACGCTGTACTTGATCCCGGCGGGCAGCACGCGCGGCGACCAGAAGGCCTCGATGAAGGCGGCCAGAATCAGCAGCAGGATGACGCCATAGATCACCGGCATGCCGCTGCGCGCGGCCTCGCGCAGTGCGGCCAGACGGGTCAGTTGACCCGGCGCGAGTACCGCCGCGCCGAGACGCAGCCCGGCGCCCCCGGCCAGAATGATGGCCGTGATTTCCGGCGCCCCGTGGGCGATGACGAACGTGAACAGCGCTTCGCCCGCATCGATATTGACCAGATGCCCGGCCACCGCGCCGAAGAAGCCGCCGTTGAAGATCATGATGAACAGGGCGCCGACACCGAAAAAGAGGCCGCCAGCGAAACTGCGGAACGCCACGCTGATATTGTTGTAGATGTAATAGCCGAACATCAGCATGTCGTCGCCGCTGTCGCGGGCGCCCAGGCCGCGTTCATTGGCGTACATGCTTTCTATGCTGGCCAGGGTGTCGCCGCCGAGCACGCTGTGAATGCGGTCCGGCTGCCAGGCCACCAGCAGCCAGATCATGGCCATGGCGATGACAAAACTGAGGCCGCTGGCCAGATGCCAGGGCCATTGCTGGCGCACGGTGCGGGGGAAGTCCGTTCGCACAAAGGCACGCAGTTTCGGCAGCAGCGGCGGGCGGTACTGATACAACTGGCGGTGGCCGCGCAGTACCAGGGCGTTGAGCCGCCGTACCAGGGCCGGGCCATAGCCGCGCTGGCGTGCCAGGGCCAGGTGGTGACACAGACGCCGGTAGTCATCGGCAAACTGATCAATGCCTTCGGTGCCGTCTTCATGCTTCTTGCGCTTGCCCTGCTCCAGTTGCGTCAGGGTAGTGGCCAGCCGTTCCCAGAAGATATTGTGGGCCTGCTCGAATTGCTGCTGGCGCATCAGTTGGCCCCCTGTGTATGCCGGGCTGCGGCGTCCAGACGCTCGGCAGCTGCGTCGCCCAGTTCGGGGAAGGCGAGTTGGGCCAGTTCGTTGCGCCGCGCCGGGGTCAGGCGCGGGCCGCGCTCGTAGTAGTCCAGCAGCAGGTGACGATCAGCGAGGGTGAGCGGCCAGTCGGGTGCCTGGCTGTCGCCGCTGTCCGGGATGGCCTGCGGCGTTTCCTTGTGTTGCGGGTGCAGGGGGTGGAGATGCACCACCAGGGTGCCGGCAGCCAGATCGCCAAGACGCCGGAAGCGGCTGTCGATCAGCATGCACAGGAAGCCCGCCAGGTAGAACATCGGGAACAGGTCGGCGGTGCGCAGCAGGTTGCGAATCAGGCTGGCATTCAGATCCACCGGGGTGGCGTCTTCGCGCACCACGGCCAGGCCCAGGCTTTTCTTGCCCGGTGTTTGCCCCCGGCGCATCACTTCGAACCAGACCGGATAGAACCATTCCAGCAGGAAGACCAGAATCAGCAGCAGGCCCCAGCCGACACCACCGAAAGGCGACAGCAGCATGGCCCCCACGGTGTACACCAGAATGCGAATGCAGGCATCGATCAGATAGGCCACGGCGCGCGGCACTGG
This region of Isoalcanivorax indicus genomic DNA includes:
- a CDS encoding AAA family ATPase, producing MSEINASVTAAGEIARRIEARLNQVLVGQDEVVREILLALVTGGHVLIEGVPGLGKTLLVRSLSRCLDLPAARIQFTPDLMPSDITGHAIYDPKSESFRMRKGPAFTQLLLADEINRAPAKTQAALLEVMQEKQITIEGKAFHLPAPFMVLATQNPVDQEGTYPLPEAELDRFLFKVLIDYPDAAHEQRLVRMMLDGTIGDGLDVAALSPLTDRDGVLALQQAATTVQLDDAVLDYAVRLVRETRDFAGLSRGASPRASIALTRAARAHALLEDRDFVIPDDIKAVARPVLRHRLALSADAEIEGLHMEALLDRLLEQVAAPRQ
- a CDS encoding DUF4350 domain-containing protein; this encodes MNRRLLVLLASMVVLVLVGWLVTQVERYRYISHDALATSVQRNPFHAAETLLQQRGHRTRTLHGADSLFPLPAEDTLLILDRTRGSASIEQSWDLLDWVARGGHLIIAAPRAPDMDQPAREHPLLDALNITVERSEVAVAHVLTETPFDDLWLGLEGLMQRHCIGATSDGMSDACERVMCGRRRTLYDTRLNTDNGTRRIALDSRATLVALPLASDFSDDTDVWYEGSPVLAIGDNEAGRQLLQVGWGDGQVTVMTELAPWYNDQLHYLDHAWLLADIAADHPRIWFIQGVTLPRLHVWAWQQAAPLILALLLLLVLFIWRYLPRRGPALEDASERPGDFIDHLLASGRLLWREQRRTVLLNGLRDAVKARMPRHGATAAQQRAAAARLSGLPEEAIEAALNHPVNPTTDRHDADDASTFRDYVNTLQTLRRSL
- a CDS encoding DUF4129 domain-containing protein; its protein translation is MSTPHAARIAPRSPWQAMDLGTRMLRTWWRPLLSIWLVTSLPGLLLLLWLTGGDLFWTSMLFWWLKPLWERPLLEYCARALFGEPPTLRALLRSWPNYVRPGLFSALTWRRLSPSRSFNAPVFQLERPRGSAGPRLAVMHAEPGQRAGALTVTLVHVEQFIAFGILALLVLLFPWEFNLSLYDWMNDNVAVEHRLMLACWYLALCITEPLYVCCGFALYLNKRTWLEGWDLEQGLRSVGQRRAARRHTLGPTLLCCALLPWLWWASPVEAAEDRDAVRQQAIEILAGDDLMPMTERTSWRLRPDAQQDRNDRSESLLQRVLDWLFNRNTERERRDSSWDFAGVADVLRLLLWALMLAALGWLLWSGRHLVRRDLASTEGGDTAMPVDIRALASHRQPLPDNPAAAIRAALDAGHQRDALSLLYRCCLHSLHQRLAVTLPRGATESEVLRQLRQHHATDTEVRLLGRITPLWQASAWAHRPVDPAAITALLDDWCQHQEGHA
- a CDS encoding stage II sporulation protein M; amino-acid sequence: MRQQQFEQAHNIFWERLATTLTQLEQGKRKKHEDGTEGIDQFADDYRRLCHHLALARQRGYGPALVRRLNALVLRGHRQLYQYRPPLLPKLRAFVRTDFPRTVRQQWPWHLASGLSFVIAMAMIWLLVAWQPDRIHSVLGGDTLASIESMYANERGLGARDSGDDMLMFGYYIYNNISVAFRSFAGGLFFGVGALFIMIFNGGFFGAVAGHLVNIDAGEALFTFVIAHGAPEITAIILAGGAGLRLGAAVLAPGQLTRLAALREAARSGMPVIYGVILLLILAAFIEAFWSPRVLPAGIKYSVGAACWALLALYLGLAGRPPAVAREPSE
- a CDS encoding RDD family protein, with product MIDEQRHITTPEGVPLTLALAGPVPRAVAYLIDACIRILVYTVGAMLLSPFGGVGWGLLLILVFLLEWFYPVWFEVMRRGQTPGKKSLGLAVVREDATPVDLNASLIRNLLRTADLFPMFYLAGFLCMLIDSRFRRLGDLAAGTLVVHLHPLHPQHKETPQAIPDSGDSQAPDWPLTLADRHLLLDYYERGPRLTPARRNELAQLAFPELGDAAAERLDAAARHTQGAN